One genomic window of Nicotiana sylvestris chromosome 10, ASM39365v2, whole genome shotgun sequence includes the following:
- the LOC138879469 gene encoding uncharacterized protein — MDTFNGNHFNLDINLISLVLIPHIEAFIRYKIKECITAVRQEHGHTITKRKAYLGCKRVFEIVYGNWDKSFADLPRYMAALQQFNPGTVVEWKLERIPDDTHVFGKYDIKLLIAVTVDANGQIFPLTFAICANKIQETWTLFLNHLKVHVVKQHSGICLISDRYGGILSSVENLPAWQETYAYYRYCVRHFKANFQKAYPNKDLHDLMWMAATDHQQHKFWRHMEYIR, encoded by the exons atggacacattcaacgggaatcacttcaacttagatattaacttgatttctcttgttctTATTCCACACATCGAAGCGTTCATAAGGTACAAAatcaaagagtgtattacagcagTCCGTCAGGAACATGGCCATACcattactaaaagaaaggcatatctcgggtgCAAACGAGtgtttgaaatagtctatggtaactgggataagtcatttgcagatctacctaggtacatggctgcactgcagcaGTTTAACCCCGGGacggttgttgaatggaagcttgagcggattccgg acgacaCCCATGTCtttggaaagtacgatatcaagctgtTGATAGCCGTGACagtagatgctaatggacagatatttcctctaacttttgctatttgtgccaatAAAATCCAAGAGACGTGgacgctatttttgaaccacttgaaagtgcacgttgtcaaacagcattccggtatttgtctaatatctgatcggtaCGGTGGTAtcttaagttctgtggagaacttgcctgcatggcaagaaACTTATGCCTACTATCGTTACTGTGTTAGGCACTTTAaagccaatttccagaaggcatatcccaacaaggatctgcatgatttgatgtggatggcagcaacagaccaccaacaacataaattctgGAGGCACATGGAATATATCAGGtaa
- the LOC104226831 gene encoding uncharacterized protein, with the protein MASLFQKFQEAVKVLAKSPTFAKDPRHLQFEADINRLFLYSSYNRLGKDAVEADAEEIIDMAGKASLADQQKQVQDNVHNQIKNFCKHMDHILLPDLNVKDKQDTSSPENSPSPRRSGLGLAIGRTAPLKDHIAIPETKPLTRIEISQSLKDLMGYTLEVKPSQIPHEDAGQGLFLHGEADVGAVLAFYPGVIYSPAYYRYIPGYPRVDAQNSYLITRYDGTVINAQPWGAGGESREIWNGSSLPEPKHNMQVDEKGSERIWRMLSKPLDGTRLGGNHEVLERRNPLAFAHFANHPAKDMVPNVMICPYDFPLPEKHMRSYIPNISFGNGEEAMKRFGTFWFKWKSGKNGSDVPVLKTLVLVATRAICNEEILLNYRLSNSKRRPSWYAPVDEEEDRRRWS; encoded by the exons ATGGCCTCTCTCTTCCAAAAATTTCAAGAG GCCGTTAAAGTTCTTGCAAAAAGCCCCACATTTGCTAAAGATCCAAGGCATCTTCAGTTTGAAGCTGATATAAACCGTCTCTTCCTTTACTCTAG TTACAATCGTTTGGGAAAGGATGCCGTTGAAGCTGATGCTGAGGAGATTATTGACATGGCTGGCAAGGCCTCCTTAGCTGATCAACAGAAGCAGGTCCAAGACAATGTGCATAACCAGATTAAAAACTTTTGCAAGCATATGGATCACATATTACTCCCTGATCTTAATGTCAAGGACAAACAGGACACATCATCTCCCGAAAATAGTCCTTCTCCCCGTCGCAGTGGGCTCGGCCTTGCTATTGGTAGGACTGCTCCATTAAAGGACCACATCG CTATACCTGAAACCAAGCCATTGACACGCATAGAGATTTCACAGAGTTTAAAGGATCTTATGGGCTACACTTTGGAGGTCAAACCGTCTCAAATTCCACATGAGGATGCTGGGCAAGGTTTATTCTTACATGGTGAAGCTGATGTTGGTGCTGTGCTAGCATTCTATCCTGGTGTAATCTACTCCCCTGCATATTACCGCTATATTCCTGGATATCCAAGAGTTGATGCCCAAAATTCGTATTTGATCACACGATATGATGGAACTGTGATAAATGCGCAGCCCTGGGGTGCCGGTGGTGAATCTCGGGAAATATGGAATGGTTCGTCCCTTCCTGAACCTAAGCACAACATGCAAGTTGATGAAAAAGGTTCTGAGCGAATTTGGAGAATGCTCAGTAAACCATTGGATGGAACACGTCTAGGTGGCAACCATGAAGTTTTGGAAAGGAGAAACCCTCTAGCCTTTGCTCACTTTGCCAACCACCCAGCCAAGGACATGGTCCCCAATGTTATGATATGCCCTTATGACTTTCCCCTCCCAGAGAAACACATGAGGTCCTATATACCAAATATTTCGTTCGGAAATGGTGAAGAAGCAATGAAAAGGTTTGGCACATTTTGGTTCAAATGGAAGTCCGGCAAGAATGGATCGGATGTCCCTGTTCTAAAGACGCTTGTTCTTGTGGCAACTAGAGCAATTTGCAATGAAGAGATTCTTCTGAACTACAGATTGAGCAACTCAAAGCGAAGACCATCATGGTACGCTCCAGTGGATGAGGAAGAAGATCGAAGGAGGTGGAGCTAA